From Bacteroides uniformis:
TGATGACTCTATTGTCCGGGGGACCCAGTTGCACGACAATGTGAAGGTGCTGTATGAGTATGGTGCCAAGGAGGTGCATATCCGGATTGCTTGTCCTCCATTGATATATAGCTGCCCGTTTGTAGGATTCACGGCTTCCAAAAGCGACATGGAACTGATTACCCGTCGTGTCATCAAGGAACTGGAGGGTGACGAGAATAAGAATCTCGATAAGTATGCCACTACCGGCTCACCCGAATACGAAAAGATGGTGGACGTTATCCGCGAGCGTTTCGGACTTTCATCCTTGAAGTTCAATACGTTGGAAACTCTGGTTGAGGCTATCGGATTGCCTAAGTGTAAGATATGTACGCATTGTTTTGATGGTAGCAGCCATTTTTGATTGACATTTTGTCCTTAAGAAATAAAAAAGAGGCGTGAATTGCTTGGCAGTTCACGCCCCTTTTTTTATCTTTACAGCACAAAATAGTGGTTAATGATTAGTGATTAATGATTAATGCCATTCGGATAATGCTTTTCGCCAATTACTAATCACTGACCATTAATCACTAACCATTAATCACTAATCATTATTCATCATGACTTTAGTAGAACGTTTTTTAAAGTACGTAAGCTTCGATACTCAGTCCAGTGAAGAGACTGAGATTACTCCGAGTACTCCGGGGCAAATGGTGTTTGCCCGGTATCTGAAAGAAGAATTGGAAACTTTGGGTCTGGAAGAAATCACGTTGGACGAAAATGGTTATCTGTTCGCCACTCTTCCTGCCAATACAGACAAGCCGTTGCCCGTCATCGGCTTTATTGCCCACATGGATACAAGCCCCGATATGAGTGGCAAGAATGTTTCTCCGCGTATCGTGCAGAATTATGACGGTAAGGACATTGTTCTTTGCGCCGAAGAGAATGTGGTTCTTTCTCCTGCCCAGTTCCCCGAACTGCTCGACCATCAAGGGGAAGATTTGATTGTGACCGACGGCAAGACCTTGCTTGGTGCCGATGATAAAGCCGGTATTGCCGAAATTGTATCGGCGGTGGTATATCTGAAGGAGCACCCCGAAATCAAGCACGGTAAAATCCGTATCGGCTTTAATCCGGATGAGGAAATCGGTCTGGGCGCCCATAAGTTCAATGTAGCGCAGTTCGGTTGCGAATGGGCCTATACCATGGATGGCGGAGAAGTGGGTGAACTTGAATTCGAGAACTTCAATGCGGCCTCTGCCAAGATA
This genomic window contains:
- the pepT gene encoding peptidase T; the encoded protein is MTLVERFLKYVSFDTQSSEETEITPSTPGQMVFARYLKEELETLGLEEITLDENGYLFATLPANTDKPLPVIGFIAHMDTSPDMSGKNVSPRIVQNYDGKDIVLCAEENVVLSPAQFPELLDHQGEDLIVTDGKTLLGADDKAGIAEIVSAVVYLKEHPEIKHGKIRIGFNPDEEIGLGAHKFNVAQFGCEWAYTMDGGEVGELEFENFNAASAKISFKGRNVHPGYAKNKMINSIRVANRFMSMLPADEAPEHTEGYEGFYHLIGITGEVEQTTVSYIIRDHDRTRFEERKKEMERLVAKINEEYGPGTATLELRDQYYNMREQIEPVMHIIDTAFAAMKAVGVEPRVKAIRGGTDGAQLSFKGLPCPNIFAGGLNFHGRYEFVPIQNMEKAMNVIVKIAELVASK